The following are encoded together in the Nocardioides thalensis genome:
- a CDS encoding response regulator transcription factor, translating into MRLVLAEDHALLRAGLTQLLEGNGFTVVAAVDDADALDTALKDPDVDAAVLDVRLPPTQTDEGLRAAIEVRRQRPGFPVMVLSQYVEHLYARELLASGEGAVGYLLKNRVSDVGEFVDAVRRVVAGGTVLDPEVVATVMAKQQPLDRLSAREREVLALMAQGRSNATIAERLVVTEKAVAKHINSIFTKLDLPPDSDDHRRVRAVLAWLRL; encoded by the coding sequence GTGCGCCTTGTCCTCGCCGAGGACCACGCCCTCCTCCGTGCCGGCCTCACCCAGCTCCTCGAGGGCAACGGATTCACCGTCGTCGCCGCCGTCGACGACGCCGATGCGCTCGACACCGCGCTGAAGGACCCCGACGTCGACGCGGCCGTCCTCGACGTACGCCTTCCTCCGACGCAGACCGACGAGGGTCTCCGCGCCGCGATCGAGGTACGCCGGCAGCGCCCGGGCTTCCCCGTCATGGTGCTGTCCCAGTACGTCGAGCACCTCTACGCGCGGGAGCTGCTGGCCAGCGGCGAGGGCGCGGTGGGCTACCTGCTGAAGAACCGGGTCTCCGACGTCGGCGAGTTCGTCGACGCCGTGCGCCGGGTGGTCGCGGGCGGCACCGTGCTCGACCCGGAGGTGGTCGCGACGGTGATGGCGAAGCAGCAGCCGCTCGACCGCCTGAGCGCCCGGGAGCGCGAGGTCCTCGCACTGATGGCCCAGGGTCGCTCGAACGCGACGATCGCGGAGCGGCTCGTCGTGACCGAGAAGGCGGTCGCGAAGCACATCAACAGCATCTTCACCAAGCTCGACCTGCCGCCCGACAGCGACGACCACCGCCGGGTGCGGGCCGTGCTGGCGTGGCTGCGGCTCTGA
- a CDS encoding bifunctional riboflavin kinase/FAD synthetase, producing the protein MQVWRDNSLVPDDLGRTVVTIGNFDGMHLGHQHVVRRAGEVAAEVGVDHVVAVTFDPHPIAVLRPEHAPPTLTTIDERLRLLGDAGVDDVLVVPFSREIAGWTPEEFIDRILVEALHARAVVVGANFRFGNRARGDIHTLREAGETHDFVVEAVELDGGPQVWSSTYVRTCLAAGDVAGAAEALGRPFCTRGVVMEGDKRGRELGYPTANVPVAPGAAAPADGVYAGRLRILSGPEAGSDLPAAISVGTNPTFAGERERRVEAYVLDRTDLELYGVEVEVTFVDRVRGMVRFDSVDDLLVAMADDVVRTREILGA; encoded by the coding sequence GTGCAGGTGTGGCGCGACAACTCCCTCGTCCCGGACGACCTCGGTCGCACGGTGGTGACGATCGGCAACTTCGACGGCATGCACCTGGGTCACCAGCACGTCGTACGGCGCGCCGGCGAGGTCGCCGCCGAGGTCGGGGTCGACCACGTCGTCGCGGTCACCTTCGACCCGCACCCGATCGCGGTGCTGCGACCCGAGCACGCGCCGCCCACGCTCACCACGATCGACGAGCGGCTGCGGCTGCTCGGCGACGCCGGCGTCGACGACGTGCTCGTCGTCCCGTTCTCGCGCGAGATCGCGGGCTGGACCCCGGAGGAGTTCATCGACCGGATCCTCGTCGAGGCGCTGCACGCGCGAGCGGTAGTCGTGGGCGCGAACTTCCGGTTCGGCAACCGCGCCCGCGGTGACATCCACACCCTGCGGGAGGCGGGCGAGACCCACGACTTCGTGGTCGAGGCCGTCGAGCTCGACGGCGGCCCGCAGGTCTGGTCGTCCACCTACGTCCGCACCTGCCTCGCCGCTGGCGACGTGGCCGGTGCGGCGGAGGCGCTCGGCCGCCCGTTCTGCACCCGCGGGGTGGTCATGGAGGGTGACAAGCGCGGCCGCGAGCTGGGCTACCCGACGGCCAACGTGCCCGTCGCGCCCGGCGCCGCCGCTCCCGCGGACGGTGTGTACGCCGGCCGCCTCCGGATCCTGAGCGGCCCCGAGGCCGGGAGCGACCTGCCGGCCGCGATCAGCGTCGGCACGAACCCGACCTTCGCCGGCGAGCGGGAGCGCCGCGTCGAGGCCTACGTGCTCGACCGCACCGATCTCGAGCTCTACGGCGTCGAGGTCGAGGTGACGTTCGTCGACCGGGTCCGGGGCATGGTGCGCTTCGACAGCGTCGACGACCTCCTCGTCGCGATGGCCGACGACGTCGTCCGGACCCGCGAGATACTCGGGGCCTGA
- the truB gene encoding tRNA pseudouridine(55) synthase TruB, protein MTASGLVVVDKPAGITSHDVVSRVRRLAGTRKVGHAGTLDPMATGVLVLGVERATRLLGHLLMTDKSYEATIRLGVTTVTDDAEGDVMETRDTSDVTEAAVREALARFVGDIEQVPTAVSAIKVDGKRAYQRVRAGEDVELTARPVTIHELVVTRVALPEVDVTVRCSSGTYIRAIARDVGEALGVGGHLTALRRTAVGPYGLDVAQTLDQLGEEFSVLPIADAARSAFPAVDLDDSQAQAVRYGRPLALPIDGLTAVFAPDGEFLALYRPEGGNARPAAVFVG, encoded by the coding sequence ATGACGGCCTCCGGCCTCGTCGTCGTCGACAAGCCGGCCGGGATCACCAGTCACGACGTCGTCTCGCGCGTACGGCGCCTGGCCGGCACCCGCAAGGTCGGGCACGCCGGCACGCTCGACCCGATGGCCACCGGCGTGCTCGTGCTGGGCGTCGAGCGGGCCACGCGGCTGCTGGGCCACCTGCTGATGACCGACAAGTCCTACGAGGCGACGATCCGCCTCGGTGTCACCACGGTCACCGACGACGCCGAGGGCGACGTCATGGAGACCCGGGACACGAGCGACGTCACCGAGGCCGCGGTGCGCGAGGCCCTCGCGCGCTTCGTCGGCGACATCGAGCAGGTCCCGACCGCGGTCTCGGCGATCAAGGTCGACGGCAAGCGCGCCTACCAGCGGGTCCGCGCCGGCGAGGACGTGGAGCTGACCGCCCGGCCGGTGACGATCCACGAGCTCGTCGTCACCCGCGTCGCGCTACCGGAGGTCGACGTCACCGTGCGGTGCTCGAGCGGCACCTACATCCGGGCGATCGCCCGCGACGTCGGTGAGGCGCTCGGCGTCGGCGGCCACCTCACCGCCCTGCGGCGTACGGCGGTCGGACCCTACGGACTCGACGTCGCGCAGACCCTCGACCAGCTGGGCGAGGAGTTCTCCGTGCTCCCGATCGCCGACGCGGCCCGGTCGGCGTTCCCGGCCGTCGACCTCGACGACAGCCAGGCGCAGGCCGTTCGGTACGGCCGGCCGCTCGCGCTGCCCATCGACGGCCTCACGGCGGTCTTCGCGCCCGACGGCGAGTTCCTGGCGCTCTACCGGCCCGAGGGCGGGAACGCCCGCCCTGCCGCCGTGTTCGTCGGCTGA
- the rbfA gene encoding 30S ribosome-binding factor RbfA → MTNPRVRKIADRIQVIVAEMLERRIKDPRLGFVTVTDVRLTGDSQNATIFYTVLGDAEEQASTAAALESARGLLRSEVGKQLGMRQVPTLAFQLDAIPESARHLDEVLAKAREADAAVAAARAGAQPAGEADPYKKPREIPADDDVEEPGDTEEDLDR, encoded by the coding sequence ATGACCAACCCGCGCGTGCGCAAGATCGCGGACCGGATCCAGGTGATCGTGGCCGAGATGCTGGAGCGCCGGATCAAGGACCCGCGGCTCGGCTTCGTCACCGTGACCGACGTCCGGCTCACCGGCGACAGCCAGAACGCCACGATCTTCTACACCGTCCTCGGCGACGCCGAGGAGCAGGCGAGCACCGCCGCGGCGCTGGAGTCGGCCCGGGGCCTGCTCCGGTCCGAGGTGGGCAAGCAGCTGGGCATGCGGCAGGTGCCGACGCTGGCGTTCCAGCTCGACGCCATCCCGGAGAGCGCCCGCCACCTCGACGAGGTGCTGGCGAAGGCCCGCGAGGCCGACGCCGCGGTCGCCGCCGCCCGCGCCGGCGCGCAGCCGGCGGGGGAGGCCGACCCCTACAAGAAGCCGCGGGAGATCCCGGCCGACGACGACGTCGAGGAGCCGGGGGACACCGAGGAGGACCTCGACCGATGA
- the infB gene encoding translation initiation factor IF-2, producing the protein MAKTRVSELAKKYGIPSKEALEKLSAIGEFAKTASSSIEPPAVKKFEDAYGAELLAKMKPAEPAEKAAPKAPAKKAAAAPAAEPAAEAPAAEAPAKKSAPKPGPAKKAAPKPAEPAEPAAAEPAQPAAAAEAPAPEAPAAPKPGPGGAAKPGPAPKAPAPRPVGKPGGTPRPGNNPFSSSQGMGRRPAPPRGAPETGGGDNRPPRPPAAGGRPGMPRPNPAMMPKSPAAFGNGPGGRGPGGPGGRGGAPGRGGAPGRGGAPGRGGAGAGAPGRPGGGGFGPSGGGRPGGGRPGQRGQTQGAFGRPGGPARRGRKSKRARRQEFEAMEAPTIGGMRVRKGNGETVRLARGASLTDFAEKIGVDAASLVQMLFHLGEMVTATQSVGDETLELLGEELNYKVEVVSPEDEDRELLESFDLEFGADEGDEADLVVRPPVVTVMGHVDHGKTKLLDALRGADVVAGEAGGITQHIGAYQVHTEVDGEDRRISFIDTPGHEAFTAMRARGSQSSDIAILVVAADDGVMPQTVEALNHAKAAEVPIVVAVNKVDKPEADPTKVRGQLTEYGLVPEEYGGDAMFVDVSAKAGINLDKLLEAVVLTADASLDLRANPHQDAQGLVVEAHLDRGRGPVATILVQRGTLRVGDSIVAGPAHGRVRAMLDEHGNEMAEADPGRPAMVLGLSSVPGAGQNFIVVEDDRVARQIAEKREARERAALQAKRRVRRTLEDFMASMEKGESQELNLILKGDVSGSVEALEDALAQIEVGDEVSLRVIDRGVGAITEANVNLAAASDAIIIGFNVRAQGKAAELADREGVEIKYYSIIYQAIEEIEAALKGMLKPEYEESTLGQAEIRAIFRSSKVGNIAGCMVTSGLIRRNAKVRVIRDGAVVADNLDLASLKREKDDAAEVREGFECGLVLRNFQDIKEGDIVEAFEMTEIPRG; encoded by the coding sequence GTGGCCAAGACCCGAGTTTCCGAACTCGCGAAGAAGTACGGCATCCCGAGCAAGGAGGCGCTCGAGAAGCTGAGCGCCATCGGTGAGTTCGCCAAGACTGCTTCTTCGAGCATCGAGCCCCCTGCGGTGAAGAAGTTCGAGGACGCCTACGGCGCCGAGCTTCTCGCCAAGATGAAGCCGGCCGAGCCGGCTGAGAAGGCCGCCCCCAAGGCGCCCGCGAAGAAGGCTGCCGCCGCTCCCGCGGCGGAGCCCGCTGCCGAGGCACCTGCTGCCGAGGCGCCCGCCAAGAAGTCCGCCCCGAAGCCGGGTCCGGCGAAGAAGGCCGCGCCCAAGCCCGCCGAGCCGGCAGAGCCTGCTGCTGCCGAGCCGGCGCAGCCCGCCGCGGCCGCCGAGGCACCGGCGCCCGAGGCGCCTGCCGCGCCGAAGCCCGGCCCGGGCGGTGCGGCCAAGCCGGGTCCCGCGCCCAAGGCGCCCGCCCCGCGTCCCGTCGGCAAGCCCGGCGGCACGCCGCGCCCCGGCAACAATCCGTTCTCGTCGAGCCAGGGCATGGGCCGTCGTCCGGCCCCGCCGCGCGGCGCGCCCGAGACCGGTGGCGGCGACAACCGTCCGCCGCGTCCGCCGGCCGCGGGCGGGCGTCCCGGCATGCCTCGCCCGAACCCGGCGATGATGCCGAAGTCGCCTGCCGCGTTCGGCAACGGTCCCGGCGGCCGCGGCCCGGGTGGCCCCGGCGGTCGCGGCGGTGCGCCCGGCCGCGGTGGCGCGCCCGGTCGTGGCGGTGCCCCCGGCCGCGGTGGCGCCGGCGCAGGTGCGCCCGGTCGTCCCGGTGGCGGTGGCTTCGGTCCGTCCGGCGGCGGTCGCCCCGGTGGCGGTCGTCCCGGCCAGCGTGGCCAGACCCAGGGTGCCTTCGGTCGCCCGGGCGGTCCCGCGCGCCGTGGTCGCAAGTCGAAGCGGGCGCGTCGCCAGGAGTTCGAGGCCATGGAGGCCCCGACGATCGGCGGCATGCGGGTCCGCAAGGGCAACGGCGAGACCGTCCGGCTCGCCCGTGGCGCCTCGCTGACCGACTTCGCGGAGAAGATCGGCGTCGACGCCGCCTCGCTGGTGCAGATGCTGTTCCACCTGGGCGAGATGGTGACCGCGACCCAGTCCGTGGGCGACGAGACCCTGGAGCTGCTCGGTGAGGAGCTCAACTACAAGGTCGAGGTCGTCTCGCCCGAGGACGAGGACCGCGAGCTGCTCGAGTCGTTCGACCTCGAGTTCGGCGCCGACGAGGGCGACGAGGCCGACCTCGTCGTCCGGCCCCCGGTCGTCACCGTCATGGGTCACGTCGACCACGGAAAGACCAAGCTGCTCGACGCCCTGCGTGGCGCCGACGTGGTCGCCGGCGAGGCGGGTGGCATCACCCAGCACATCGGCGCCTACCAGGTGCACACCGAGGTCGACGGCGAGGACCGCCGCATCAGCTTCATCGACACCCCGGGTCACGAGGCGTTCACCGCCATGCGTGCCCGCGGCTCGCAGTCGTCGGACATCGCGATCCTCGTGGTCGCCGCCGACGACGGCGTGATGCCGCAGACGGTCGAGGCGCTCAACCACGCCAAGGCCGCCGAGGTCCCGATCGTGGTCGCGGTCAACAAGGTCGACAAGCCCGAGGCCGACCCGACCAAGGTCCGCGGCCAGCTCACCGAGTACGGCCTGGTCCCCGAGGAGTACGGCGGCGACGCGATGTTCGTCGACGTCTCCGCGAAGGCCGGCATCAACCTCGACAAGCTGCTCGAGGCCGTCGTGCTCACCGCCGACGCGTCGCTGGACCTGCGGGCCAACCCGCACCAGGACGCCCAGGGCCTCGTCGTCGAGGCGCACCTCGACCGCGGTCGCGGCCCGGTCGCGACGATCCTCGTCCAGCGCGGCACCCTGCGCGTCGGCGACTCGATCGTCGCCGGCCCGGCCCACGGCCGCGTCCGCGCGATGCTCGACGAGCACGGCAACGAGATGGCGGAGGCCGACCCGGGTCGCCCGGCGATGGTCCTCGGTCTGTCGTCCGTGCCCGGCGCCGGCCAGAACTTCATCGTGGTCGAGGACGACCGTGTCGCCCGCCAGATCGCGGAGAAGCGGGAGGCGCGCGAGCGGGCCGCCCTGCAGGCGAAGCGCCGCGTGCGCCGTACCCTCGAGGACTTCATGGCCTCCATGGAGAAGGGCGAGAGCCAGGAGCTCAACCTCATCCTCAAGGGCGACGTGTCCGGTTCGGTCGAGGCCCTCGAGGACGCGCTCGCGCAGATCGAGGTCGGCGACGAGGTGTCGCTGCGGGTCATCGACCGCGGTGTCGGTGCGATCACGGAGGCCAACGTCAACCTGGCGGCCGCCTCCGACGCGATCATCATCGGCTTCAACGTGCGGGCCCAGGGCAAGGCGGCCGAGCTCGCCGACCGCGAGGGCGTGGAGATCAAGTACTACTCGATCATCTACCAGGCCATCGAGGAGATCGAGGCCGCGCTCAAGGGCATGCTCAAGCCGGAGTACGAGGAGTCGACCCTCGGCCAGGCGGAGATCCGTGCGATCTTCCGCTCGTCCAAGGTCGGCAACATCGCCGGCTGCATGGTCACGAGCGGCCTGATCCGACGCAACGCGAAGGTGCGCGTCATCCGCGACGGCGCCGTCGTCGCCGACAACCTCGACCTCGCGTCGCTCAAGCGGGAGAAGGACGACGCGGCGGAGGTCCGGGAGGGCTTCGAGTGCGGTCTCGTGCTCCGGAACTTCCAGGACATCAAGGAGGGCGACATCGTCGAGGCCTTCGAGATGACGGAGATCCCGCGCGGCTGA
- a CDS encoding YlxR family protein codes for MARQRNIPASPDDSLSEGPVRTCIGCRKRASRRELLRVTAGSDEHGRPVVVPDPDGTAPGRGAHLHPTTACYDLAVRRKAFARALRVTQGTAGLSSAPVGEYLSSQAPNPTDRSWSTRS; via the coding sequence GTGGCACGCCAAAGGAATATCCCTGCGTCCCCGGACGATTCCCTCTCCGAGGGCCCCGTCCGGACCTGCATCGGATGCCGGAAGCGGGCCTCCCGACGCGAGTTGTTGCGGGTGACCGCCGGCTCGGACGAGCACGGCCGCCCGGTCGTGGTCCCCGATCCCGACGGCACCGCACCCGGCCGTGGAGCGCACCTGCACCCCACGACCGCGTGCTACGACCTCGCGGTGCGGCGGAAAGCCTTCGCCCGAGCCCTGCGCGTGACGCAGGGGACGGCAGGGCTGTCCAGCGCACCGGTGGGGGAGTACCTCTCCTCGCAGGCACCGAATCCGACCGACAGAAGCTGGAGCACCCGCTCATGA
- a CDS encoding family 16 glycosylhydrolase: MDTFLDRFTGPDLDRSRWLPHYLPAWSSREATAAAYRLDGAGLTLEIPVDHPLWCPDDHHPPLRVSGIQSGSWSGPVGSSRGQQRYREGLVVLAEEPRFEGWLPRSGRVAIRARMTLSHRSMAALWLAGFEDDPEQLQCGELCVFEVFGRALGPPGAPSAEVGVGIKPFRDPALADDFAAPRVDVDVAEPHTYAVDWDADEAVFTVDGQEVRRCARPPTYPMQLMLAVFDFPDWSTGDDEHLVPRLVVEEVSGTSA, from the coding sequence GTGGACACGTTCCTCGACCGGTTCACCGGGCCCGACCTCGATCGTTCCCGTTGGCTGCCCCACTATCTGCCCGCGTGGTCGTCGCGGGAGGCGACAGCCGCGGCCTACCGCCTCGACGGCGCCGGCCTCACCCTGGAGATCCCCGTCGACCACCCGCTGTGGTGCCCCGACGACCACCATCCCCCGCTGCGCGTCTCAGGCATCCAGTCCGGCAGCTGGTCCGGGCCGGTCGGGTCGTCCCGCGGCCAGCAGCGCTACCGCGAGGGTCTGGTCGTGCTGGCCGAGGAACCCCGCTTTGAGGGCTGGCTGCCGAGGTCCGGGCGGGTGGCGATCCGCGCCCGGATGACGCTCTCTCACCGCTCGATGGCCGCGCTGTGGCTGGCCGGCTTCGAGGACGACCCCGAGCAGCTCCAGTGCGGTGAGCTGTGCGTGTTCGAGGTCTTCGGCCGCGCGCTCGGGCCGCCCGGGGCGCCCTCGGCCGAGGTCGGCGTCGGCATCAAGCCGTTCCGCGACCCGGCGCTGGCCGACGACTTCGCCGCACCCCGGGTCGACGTCGACGTCGCCGAGCCGCACACCTACGCGGTCGACTGGGACGCCGACGAGGCGGTCTTCACCGTCGACGGCCAGGAGGTACGGCGCTGCGCGCGCCCGCCGACGTACCCGATGCAGCTGATGCTCGCGGTCTTCGACTTCCCGGACTGGTCGACGGGCGATGACGAGCACCTGGTGCCGCGGCTGGTGGTCGAGGAGGTCAGCGGCACCTCCGCGTGA
- a CDS encoding WD40/YVTN/BNR-like repeat-containing protein, which translates to MARRTSMRFRTAAACLPLLVLAACGDGPSGDPTGPRAEAPEWLPQHLGGEASVDFPTLLVTEGDDALVLMLSDDGVLQPHLSRGGGDFEAGRRIDLDERYPALADAVRLADGTWFALGNAGVREVDGDEQFTYDPLALRSDDGLAWEQVEVTGFGASVEFSDLQVVDGRLVVVGSHRSEGDLGGFEARAWTSGDGRTFTQALLPGVPDYRDYDDESSVSDVVATGGALLAAGRVGRRAALWRSEDGGRSWEGVDHPVLDRAYAVSGMQADGPTVVATTSASDTQAIRSGDGGRTWEPVDALPVNEEADGWAPLWAGAGRFFTLTGIDDMSWSEPEVCYADIDQCGYERQPGPRVVASADGRNWTTVDTEGLGEIDHIAGTANGTVLVMAGEGDGRTVYAWPSGVELPEADEPALPERVELVEVPQGEQPAVGVRYHAPMYVHCGMDWLWFADATWRRTDGGPGVETGAGEGAPDGWPLVEGQQTLYGYATVLADGTLEYSADDGTVIATYERRGGAPGCD; encoded by the coding sequence ATGGCGCGTCGTACCAGCATGCGCTTCCGCACGGCAGCGGCCTGCCTGCCCCTCCTCGTCCTGGCGGCGTGCGGGGACGGGCCCTCCGGCGACCCGACCGGCCCGCGCGCAGAGGCGCCGGAGTGGCTGCCGCAACACCTCGGCGGTGAGGCGTCCGTCGACTTCCCGACCCTGCTGGTGACGGAGGGTGATGACGCCTTGGTGCTGATGCTGTCCGATGACGGTGTTCTCCAGCCGCACCTGTCGCGCGGTGGCGGCGACTTCGAGGCCGGAAGGCGGATCGACCTCGACGAGCGGTACCCCGCGCTCGCAGACGCCGTGAGGCTGGCCGACGGCACCTGGTTCGCGCTCGGCAACGCCGGGGTGCGGGAGGTCGACGGTGACGAGCAGTTCACCTACGACCCCCTCGCGCTGCGCAGCGACGACGGCCTGGCCTGGGAGCAGGTGGAGGTCACCGGGTTCGGCGCGTCGGTGGAGTTCAGCGACCTGCAGGTCGTCGACGGCCGGTTGGTCGTCGTCGGCAGCCACCGCAGCGAGGGCGACCTGGGCGGCTTCGAGGCGCGCGCCTGGACCAGTGGCGACGGTCGGACGTTCACCCAGGCGCTGCTGCCCGGTGTGCCCGACTACCGCGACTACGACGACGAGTCCTCCGTCAGCGACGTGGTGGCCACCGGCGGCGCCCTGCTCGCCGCAGGCAGGGTCGGCCGACGGGCCGCGCTGTGGCGGTCCGAGGACGGGGGCCGCTCCTGGGAGGGCGTCGACCACCCGGTGCTGGACCGCGCCTACGCGGTCTCCGGGATGCAAGCCGACGGTCCGACGGTCGTGGCGACGACCAGCGCCTCCGACACGCAGGCGATCCGCTCCGGCGACGGCGGCCGCACCTGGGAGCCGGTCGACGCGCTGCCGGTCAACGAGGAGGCCGACGGCTGGGCCCCGCTGTGGGCCGGCGCAGGCAGGTTCTTCACCCTCACCGGCATCGACGACATGAGCTGGTCGGAGCCCGAGGTCTGCTACGCCGACATCGACCAGTGCGGCTACGAGCGGCAGCCAGGCCCCCGCGTCGTCGCCAGCGCCGACGGGAGGAACTGGACCACGGTCGACACCGAGGGGCTCGGCGAGATCGACCACATCGCCGGGACCGCGAACGGCACGGTGCTGGTGATGGCCGGCGAGGGCGACGGTCGCACCGTGTACGCCTGGCCGTCGGGGGTCGAGCTACCGGAGGCCGACGAGCCCGCGCTGCCGGAACGGGTGGAGCTGGTCGAGGTGCCCCAGGGCGAGCAGCCAGCGGTCGGCGTCCGCTACCACGCCCCGATGTATGTGCACTGCGGGATGGACTGGCTCTGGTTCGCCGACGCGACCTGGCGCAGGACCGATGGCGGCCCGGGCGTCGAGACCGGTGCCGGCGAGGGTGCGCCGGATGGCTGGCCGCTGGTCGAGGGCCAGCAGACCCTCTACGGCTACGCGACCGTGCTGGCGGACGGGACCCTCGAGTACAGCGCCGACGACGGCACGGTGATCGCGACGTACGAGCGCAGGGGAGGCGCGCCCGGCTGCGACTGA
- the nusA gene encoding transcription termination factor NusA codes for MDIDLNILRMLEREKEIKFDVLVEAIEQALLTAYQKTEGHHEGARVELDRKTGHVTVLAPEVDDEGNKIGEYDDTPEGFGRIAATTAKQIMLQRLRDAEDEIKFGEFSGKEGDIISGVIQQGRNPDDVLVDVGKIEAMLPASERVPGEDYRHGTRIKCLVVSVRKGMRGPQITLSRSHPNLVKKLFALEVPEIADGTVEIAAIAREAGHRTKMAVRSTVSGVNAKGACIGPMGQRVRSVMAELGGEKIDIVDFSDDPARLVANALSPAQVSKVEIVDPDARSARVVVPDFQLSLAIGKEGQNARLAARLTGWRIDIHSDEEPPPPVA; via the coding sequence ATGGACATCGACCTGAACATCCTGCGCATGCTCGAGCGGGAGAAGGAGATCAAGTTCGACGTCCTCGTCGAGGCCATCGAGCAGGCGCTGCTGACGGCGTACCAGAAGACCGAGGGGCACCACGAGGGCGCCCGGGTCGAGCTCGACCGCAAGACCGGCCACGTCACCGTCCTCGCCCCCGAGGTCGACGACGAGGGCAACAAGATCGGCGAGTACGACGACACGCCCGAGGGCTTCGGCCGGATCGCCGCGACGACGGCCAAGCAGATCATGCTCCAGCGGCTGCGCGACGCCGAGGACGAGATCAAGTTCGGCGAGTTCTCCGGCAAGGAGGGCGACATCATCTCCGGCGTCATCCAGCAGGGTCGCAACCCCGACGACGTGCTGGTCGACGTCGGCAAGATCGAGGCGATGCTGCCCGCTAGCGAGCGCGTGCCCGGCGAGGACTACCGCCACGGCACCCGCATCAAGTGCCTGGTCGTGTCGGTGCGCAAGGGCATGCGGGGGCCGCAGATCACGCTCTCCCGGTCGCACCCCAACCTCGTGAAGAAGCTGTTCGCGCTGGAGGTGCCCGAGATCGCCGACGGCACCGTCGAGATCGCGGCCATCGCCCGCGAGGCGGGCCATCGCACGAAGATGGCGGTCCGGTCGACGGTGTCCGGTGTCAACGCCAAGGGCGCCTGCATCGGCCCGATGGGCCAGCGGGTGCGCAGCGTGATGGCCGAGCTCGGCGGCGAGAAGATCGACATCGTCGACTTCTCCGACGATCCGGCCCGCCTGGTCGCCAACGCCCTGTCCCCGGCCCAGGTCAGCAAGGTCGAGATCGTCGACCCCGACGCTCGCTCCGCGCGCGTGGTCGTGCCCGACTTCCAGCTGTCGCTGGCGATCGGCAAGGAGGGCCAGAACGCCCGCCTCGCCGCGCGGCTCACCGGCTGGCGGATCGACATCCACTCCGACGAGGAGCCGCCCCCGCCGGTGGCATGA
- the rimP gene encoding ribosome maturation factor RimP: protein MSASQAATAERIEAELTGPLGALGLDVEAVEITPAGKRRVLRIAVDKDGGVTLDDVAAATRTVNEVLDDSDVMGEQPYTLEVTSRGVDRPLTLPRHWRRNESRLVKVSLHEGGDLTGRITSSDDDAVTLEVDGTQRELAYADVKKALVQIEFNRKSED, encoded by the coding sequence ATGAGCGCCAGCCAAGCCGCGACCGCGGAACGCATCGAGGCCGAGCTCACCGGCCCGCTCGGGGCGTTGGGCCTGGACGTGGAGGCCGTCGAGATCACCCCTGCCGGGAAGCGCCGCGTGCTGCGGATCGCCGTCGACAAGGACGGTGGCGTCACGCTCGACGACGTCGCCGCGGCCACCCGGACGGTCAACGAGGTCCTCGACGACTCCGACGTGATGGGCGAGCAGCCCTACACCCTCGAGGTCACGTCGCGCGGTGTCGACCGGCCGCTGACGCTGCCGCGCCACTGGCGCCGCAACGAGTCCCGCCTGGTCAAGGTGTCGCTCCACGAGGGCGGCGACCTGACCGGCCGGATCACGTCGTCCGACGACGACGCCGTCACCCTCGAGGTCGACGGCACGCAGCGCGAGCTGGCCTATGCCGACGTCAAGAAGGCGCTCGTGCAGATCGAGTTCAACCGCAAGAGCGAGGACTGA
- a CDS encoding ferritin-like domain-containing protein has protein sequence MTATEALQRTLAAEHAAVWVYGALGAQTSQSATPTLFSDVTAAYLVHQERRDALIGLVEQAGAEPRAAEPGYELPADLSTPTAIADRALRIERAAASTYAYLVASTRSDLREWGVEALLDSAVRQLAFGGKPASLPGL, from the coding sequence ATGACCGCCACCGAGGCCCTCCAGCGCACCCTGGCCGCCGAGCACGCGGCGGTGTGGGTCTACGGCGCTCTCGGCGCGCAGACCTCGCAGTCGGCGACGCCGACGCTGTTCTCCGACGTCACCGCCGCCTACCTGGTGCACCAGGAGCGCCGCGACGCGCTGATCGGCCTCGTCGAGCAGGCCGGTGCCGAGCCGCGGGCGGCCGAGCCGGGCTACGAGCTGCCGGCGGACCTGTCGACACCCACGGCGATCGCCGACCGCGCGCTGCGGATCGAGCGGGCGGCGGCATCGACGTACGCCTATCTGGTGGCGAGCACGAGAAGCGACCTGCGGGAGTGGGGCGTCGAGGCGCTCCTCGACTCCGCCGTGCGGCAGCTGGCGTTCGGCGGGAAGCCGGCGTCGCTCCCGGGGCTCTGA